The following are from one region of the Kwoniella dendrophila CBS 6074 chromosome 6, complete sequence genome:
- a CDS encoding methionine-R-sulfoxide reductase, giving the protein MPFISPNLVRSSIATARNRLPQFINNSAKLSGIGLPFALFSSSSSSKMPSDNYPVKKSDDEWHAILSPEQFRVIRGKGTERPGSHAYDKKNDDGVYHCAACDAPLYTSKTKFNSGCGWPAFYDTVPGAVTRHEDRSMFMTRTEIVCTNCGGHLGHVFKGEGFPNPVDERHCVNGISLNFKKE; this is encoded by the exons ATGCCTTTCATCTCACCTAATTTAGTCAGATCATCTATCGCCACTGCCAGAAATAGATTACCTCAATTCAttaataattcagctaaattatcaGGAATAGGATTACCTTTTGCTTTATTctcttcaagttcatcaagtaaaatgCCTTCAGATAACTACCCAGTAAAGAagagtgatgatgaatggcACGCTATTCTATCACCGGAACAA TTCCGAGTAATTAGAGGAAAAGGAACTGAAAGACCTGGATCTCACGCATAtgataagaagaatgatgatggtgtgTACC ACTGTGCTGCTTGTGATGCACCATTATACACGTCCAAGACCAAATT CAATTCTGGTTGTGGATGGCCAGCATTCTATGATACCGTACCAGGAGCTGTAACACGTCACGAAGATCGATCAATGTTCATGACTAGAACCGAGATTGTCTGTACCAATTG CGGAGGTCATCTAGGACATGTATTCAAAGGAGAAGGTTTCCCCAATCCAGTCGATGAACG ACATTGCGTAAATGGTATCTCGCTCAATTTCAAGAAGGAATAG